GCAGCGATGCGATCGATTCGGGAGCCCAAGCGTGCTTTTCGCCTTCGGCACGCCAGTGGAATTCACCGACGTTGGGCAGCTGTGGCAGCTGAGCCGATTTGACGTCGGGATATCCCAGGTGATGGCGACGCAGCGTCTCTTCGGCGACCAGTTGGAAGTTGACGCCTTCGATGCGGCTGGCGGTGTTGGTGAAGCAGAGGTCGATCACGTCGTGATTCAAACCGATCGCTTCGAAAATCTGAGCACCCTTGTAACTTTGCAGCGTGCTGATGCCCATCTTGGCCATCACCTTGAGCATCCCCTTGGCGACACCCTTGCGGTAGGCGGCAACGATCTTGTCGTCGTCGTCCAGTTTGCCGGTTAGCAGGCCGTCGCGACGCGATTGCCACAGCGATTCGAAGGCCAAGTAGGGGTTGATCGCGTCGGCACCGTAGCCGATCAACAGGCAGTGGTGATGGACTTCGCGAGCTTCGCCCGATTCGACAACGACGCCGATCTGCGTACGCTTGGCCTTGCGGACCAAGTGTTGGTGGACCGCACCAGCAGCCAACAGCGAGCTGACTGGAACGCGGTCGTGGCTGACCTCACGGTCCGACAGCACGATGATCGAGAAGCCAGCGTCGACGGCCGCTTCCGCTTCGGCAGCGATTCGCAGCAAGGCGTTGCGGAGGCCATCGGTTCCTTCGGATCGATCGAAGGTGATGTCGATCGTTTGCGACTTCCAGCCGCGATGGTCCAGGTGCTTGAGTGCCGCCAATTCTTCATTGGTCAGGATTGGGTGAGGTACCAGCAAGCGATGGCAGTGTTCTTCGGTCGCTTCAAGCAGGTTCAGCTCGGGCCCGATGTAACACTCAAGCGACATGATGATCTCTTCGCGGATCGAATCGATCGCGGGGTTCGTCACCTGAGCAAACAGCTGCTTGAAGTAGTCGTAGATCATTCGCGGCTTGTCGCTCAGACAGGCCAACGCGGAATCGTTCCCCATCGACCCGACCGGATCGCGGAGTTCGGTGACCAACGGACGCAACATGAACTGCATCGTTTCGATTGTGTATCCAAACGCTTGCATCCGCTGCAGCAAGGTGTCGGCGTCGAAACCGTGTGGTTCCTGTTCGGGGTGCAGGTCCGACAGTTGGATGCGTTGGTTTTTGAGCCACTTGCCGTACGGAGCTCGCTTGGCGAATTCGGTCTTCAGTTCTTCGTCGGCGATCACGCGACCGGCTTCGAAATCGACAAGGAACATCTTGCCAGGTTGCAGACGGCCCTTCTCTTTGACGATCGCCGGATCGACTGGCAGCACGCCGACTTCACTGGCCATGATCACGCGATCATCGGTCGTGATGTAATAGCGGCTAGGTCGCAGACCGTTGCGGTCGAGAACCGCACCGATGTAATGGCCGTCGGTAAACGCGATCGACGCGGGGCCGTCCCACGGTTCCATCATGCCGCTGAAGTATTCGTAGAAGGCACGCTTCTCTTCGGGCATCGTGTCGTGCTTCTGCCAAGCTTCGGGAACCATCATCATGACAGCTTCTTGCAGCGTGCGGCCGTTCATCAACAGGAACTCTAACACGTTGTCGAACGTGCCCGAATCGCTGCACTCGGGCTCGACGACAGGGAACAAACTTTGCAGTTCGTCGCCAAAGGCTTCGCTGCGGGCGGTTCCTTCGCGAGCGGCCATCCAGTTCTTGTTGCCGCGGACCGTGTTAATCTCGCCGTTGTGGCTCATGAATCGCAGCGGTTGGGCGCGATCCCAGCTGGGGAAGGTGTTCGTCGAGAACCGGCTGTGAACCATCGCCAGATGGGTTTCAAAGTCGGGATCGGTGAGGTCGGGGTAATACGGCAGCAACTGTGCCGGTGTCAGCATGCCCTTGTAGATGATGACCTTGGTGGACAGCGAGCAGATGTAGAACATCTTCGCCTGGACCAATGTCTCGCTGCCACGCAGTTGATGGCTGGCACGCTTGCGGATGCTGTACAGCTTGCGTTCAAACGCGTCGCCTTCGATGCCGTCGGCCGCAGCGACAAACAGCTGTTCGATGTTCGGTTCGCTCTTGCGGGCGGTGGGGCCAACATCGGCGGCATCGGTGTTTTGGGGAACGTTACGCCAACCGACGAGGGTCTGCCCCGCTTCGGTGATCAGCTTTTCGATCTCCTGCTTGCAATGCGCTCGTTCGGCGTCGTCTTGCGGCAGGAAGACCAAACCGGCGGCGAAACGCCCCGGTTCGGGAAGCGTTGCGCCAAATTCAGCTTTGGCCACGCGAGCCAGGAAGCGGTGGGGCAAGCCCATCATGATTCCCGATCCGTCGCCGGTGTTGGTTTCGCAACCGCAGGCGCCGCGGTGGTCCATGTTCTTCAGGATCGTGTCGGCATCCAACACGATCTGGTGGCTGGGCTGGCCTTTGATGTGCGCCACAAAGCCAACACCACAACTGTCTTTCTCATGGGCTGGGTCGTAGAGTCCCTGCTTTGGCGGAAAGTGGAAGTCGGTATTCATAGGGCTAACTTTCATGTTTACGTGTAACGGTTACGTTCGGTGCAGCCGTCCGTGGAGCAACGATCTGCAGCGATCCATCGTGCAGAGGCGGTGGCGGGAACCGAGAGGGTCCCGCGCTGGCCTAGGTCGCGGCCGAGGCGGCCGGCTGTTTCAATTCAGCGTCGGCACGGCGGCGAATTTCAGAACTCGATTCGTCCGGTTTTAGAGGACGACCCAACAGAAGAGCACCAAATTCCAACGCTGCCGGCCCGAGTCGGGCTCCGCGACGCCAGATGATGCCAAGTGGTCGAGTGATTTCGAGGTCGGGGCACTGAATCACACGCAGTGAATCGTTGGCGACCTCGCGTCGGATCGCGGGCTCGGGCAGAATCCCGATCCCGCTGTTCAATTGAATGGCCCGGATTAAAGAATCGATATTATCGAAGCCGGTATCAAATTTGGGCCGGATACCGTTTCGTGTTAAGTAGGCAGCGATCTCGCGTTGGACCTTTAACGAAGGATCGAAACCCATCATCAGTTGGCCGTCGAGTTCCGCCAGACGGACCTCGCGGCGATTGGCGAAAGGATGATCCGGAGCGCTGATCAACTTCATCGGCTCGCGCTGCCAGGTGACGCAGTTCAGCGTCCGCGTGCTCTTGGGATACGAGATCAGCCCCAGGTCGGCGGTCCCTTCCATCACCGATTCGTGAACCCGCTCGGGGATCACAAATTCGATATGCAGGTCGACGTCGGGGTGACGTTCCGCAAATTCCGATTTGGCCGAGGGCATGTAGCTGAGCCCTACCGAATAGATCGAAGCGACCTCGACCTGGCCGGCCAGCCGTTTGCCAAACGAACGAACTTCCTGGTCGAGCGTTTGGAGGTCGAACAGAACCCGCTGCAGCCCCTCGAAATAGAGCTGTCCGGCGGCGGTCAAGACCAGCGGACGCTTGGAGCGATCGATCAACTGGACCGATAGATCCTGTTCCAGATGATGGACGATCTGGCTAGCCGCGCTCTGAGTCATGCCATGAGCCGCAGCCGCACGCGAAAAACTGCGTTGGCTGGCGATGTCGCAAAAAACTCGGAGTGCTCGGATCTGCATATACGGAAGATTGTCTCGTGATATTAGCTGGGCTGTAGTATTAGCTGCTCTAATTTAAGGTTGCCGTAGCTTGAATTACTGTGATGCAACCTAATCGACAGAATCCCGATTCGTCAACGGTTCTTCTTCAGAACGGACGATAAAATCGGGCAGATAACACGCGATATTAACAATCCCAACCGAGAGCAGCGGTTTGGCAGCCGCCGCATCGGGGATTCGCGAGAGAGTCGCCGGTTTCAATGGCGATGTTACTGATCGACGCTACTGGTCGGTTGTTCATCGACAGCGATCGGTGCGGCAGTTCGCTGCACGGGAGCGGTTTCGCGGCCCGAGGAAGGCCCGCTTCCCTTGAGCAGCTTGAGGCCGCCGAGCCCCCAGTAAACTGCCAGCAGCACGCAAGCACCCGCTGCCAGGCTGTAAGGCATCAATTGACGCTGGGCGAGGACGGCGAAGGTGCCGCTGCCCATGATGAACGCTCCCGACAGGAACAGTTTCAGGATCGCCTGGCTGCGCTGTCGATTGCGAACACTTTTGGCGATCGCTTGCCGTGCAGAACTGTTGGCCAGTTCACGCATCGCATTCAGGTTGGCCGAATGCTCGGGGGCGGCGCTACGGGGAACATACTCCGATTCATGCATCACCTCCTGCTTGACCTCCTCAACGACCTCCGCAGCGACGACGTCCGTCGCCGCTTCGGGTCGCTGCACCACCGGAGTCGCCCCCGGTTGCGGTGCTGCGGGAGCTGGTGGTTCGGGCTCATCCGCCCCGCCATGCATCCGCTTGAGCAAGCGGTTCATATAGGCTTCGATCGAATCCTCATCCTCCTCACCAGCGGCATCGCTAGCGGTCGCCCCCATCCCCTCCTGAACGAGGGCCGATTGCTGGTTCGGTTCGTATAGCGGGACTTCGCGTTGCAGAAGCGCTGGCTTCTGAGACGACTCGACTTCGCGGGACTCTTCCTCCTGCGACTCCTGAGCGTACGAACCGTAATACGACTCTTCCTGAGGTGGCTCCTGGTAGGACGCACTGTGCGAATCGTCGATCGTGGAATCGACAACTTGCGACTCTTCGACAGGCTCGCGGTGAGACTCTACCTGGCTCGACTCCTCTTCGGGACGCAGACCAAACGCGGCATCAGTCGGCTCCACATCGTCTTGTGGAGCGGCGACCGAATACCCTCCCTCGGGCATCATCTGAGTCTGCCCGGCAAAGTCTTCGTCGGCTAAATCATTCGACGAATCAGCTTCATCCGTCGCGGCGTCCGCAATTGCTGAAACGGCTTCGTTCGCTGGCGCGTCCTCGTCGGTCGGCGGATCGAGCGAGGCAGCCGATTGGATGCTTGGGAAGGCTTCTGAAGCCGAACTCCCATCATCCGAAGCGAGGTCCTCCGACTCCGGCGAATCCGCTGGGACCGGGAACGAAAAGCCCATCGTCATCGAAGCATCAAATTCCAGAGCCGTCGGATCGTAGGTACTCGATTCAGACAAATCAGCAAACGACCCAGCTTGAGGTGCGTCGCGATTGAATTCGCCAATCATCTCCGCCGCCAAACCACTCAACGCCTCATCGTCATCCTCGCCCCAAGGAGAGATTTCGTCGGCGTCGTCCCCTTGATCGACGACAAGCCCATCCGCAGCGTCGCCCCAAGCGGCTTCGTCGTAGCTGCCGAACGAACTCTCACTAACATTCCCTTCTACCGCCTCGCGTCCATCGTCCCCCGCGACGGCTTCTTCACCGTACGCCGCCGAACTTTCGGCGTCGATCTCGAAACCCTCAGCAAAGGCGGAGGGGTCGCTGCCAACAATCCCCAACTGACCGGCATCTTGAACAACGTAAGTATTCGCGACATCCTCGTCATCGGCCCCCGCTTCCCAAGTTGTTTCGCCCCCATCGATCTGCAACGTCCCCTGGTGGTCGGAGTCGGCATCGGGAGCTGTCATGCTGTGATAGACGCTGCGTTGGCTGTCGGAATCCTCGTCGACAACCGGGGCTCCGGAAGGCCCGGCCAAGCCAGCTTCGCTCGCCTGGCGCGCCGCATCCACCCCATCCTCACCATGGGAGTCTTCCGGCCGCGAGCCGTCGAATGCATCCGGCGTGGCACAATCTGCAAACGATGGCTCCGATCCGCTCTGCTCGAGAGGAGCTTCCACAGCCTCGAAGGAACTGGCTTCGCTCTCCAGGTCGCTTGCTTGCAGGTCCACTTCCGGTTCCGCGATGGAGCTAGCCGATGGAATCGAAAACGCAGCGAGAGGCGCCATTGCGGAGGGGTCGTCGTCGCTGTGGAATGCTGAATCGTGCGAGTCGCCGAACGGCGAATCATCTTGTCTCGACGCCAACGGCTCGTCGTCGGCCCCGGAATCGATCCGACCATCCGTCTCACCGTCAACCGACTGCGATGGAGCCTCGGTTTCGTGCGATTGATCCTGGTGCAAGCGATTGACCTCCGCTTGCAAGCGAGCGGCCAAGCGATTGGCAACAGTCGCTTCTTCCTGCGGATTGACCGATTCTCGCAGCGCGGCAAATTGCGACAACTCAGCCGCTTGATGCGAAATTTTGTATTCGAGTTCTTCGCGCTCAAGCTGCCACGAACTTTGCCGCGCGGCCTGTTCAACGCGCAGCGCCGCCAAGCGATCGTGTGCCTTCTGCAGATCCTCATTCAATTTCGCGGTTTGGTCGAGCACTTCGGCGTCCGCTTCGCTGCTAGCCGCCTCGGCCTCCGCCAATTCGGTCTGCAGATGATCGGCTCGTTCGCGCTGTTCATTAAACTTGGTTTCCGAAAGCGCCATCTGGCGACCGATCTGTTCGATCGTCGCGTTCAGCTCCTTCGCTTCCGACTCCCACGCCTGCTGGTGATTCTTGTATTTCGTCACCGCGTCGGACAGCTCGGCTTCCAGATGCGAGATCTTCGCCGCCGCCGCTTCATTTTGCTCGACGTGATTCGCGATCCCCTGCTGATACTCAGCCTGCTCGCGGGCCAAAGCCTCTTCGTGCTGCGCCAGTTCGTCGGCCAGTTGGGCCTCGAGCCGCTGCTGCTGCGCCCGCAGATCTTCGATCGTCTGGGCATGGGCTGCTGTTAACGCTTCGTTCTGCTGCCGGTGTTGCGACGCAAGCTCTTCGACAACGCGTGCATGTTCCGCCTGCAACTCCTCTTGCCGGGCGACCTGCTTGGCAATCGCTTCGGCATGCTCCGCCGCGGACTTGTCGGCGCTAACGATCGCATCGTCCAACTGCTTACGCCACGACAAAGCCGACTTCTGCTGTTGCGCAAGTTCGTCCTGCGCAATCGACAACTGGCGGTTCAGGTCGGCGATCGCGTCGCGGAGACCGGCCGTCTCCAATTCCCAACTGGCTTGCCGCTCGCTGTGTGCTGCGATCGCGTCGCTCAGCTGAGACTCGAGCTGTTGGATGCGAATCAGCGCTTGTTCGTGCTTCTCGCGGTGCTGGCGAGCCTCTCGGTTAGCCCTATCGACCGCGGTCTCCAAAACGCTGACGCGATCGGTCAACTGGACAAACGCTTCCAATTGAGAGGCGTGCTTGGCGTTGGCGGTTTCCAATTGCTGTTGCAAAGCGTCCGACCGCATCCGTTCGGAGTTGTCGGCCAGTTGTTCGAAAAGCGAATCCAGCTT
Above is a genomic segment from Rosistilla ulvae containing:
- the gltB gene encoding glutamate synthase large subunit; translation: MNTDFHFPPKQGLYDPAHEKDSCGVGFVAHIKGQPSHQIVLDADTILKNMDHRGACGCETNTGDGSGIMMGLPHRFLARVAKAEFGATLPEPGRFAAGLVFLPQDDAERAHCKQEIEKLITEAGQTLVGWRNVPQNTDAADVGPTARKSEPNIEQLFVAAADGIEGDAFERKLYSIRKRASHQLRGSETLVQAKMFYICSLSTKVIIYKGMLTPAQLLPYYPDLTDPDFETHLAMVHSRFSTNTFPSWDRAQPLRFMSHNGEINTVRGNKNWMAAREGTARSEAFGDELQSLFPVVEPECSDSGTFDNVLEFLLMNGRTLQEAVMMMVPEAWQKHDTMPEEKRAFYEYFSGMMEPWDGPASIAFTDGHYIGAVLDRNGLRPSRYYITTDDRVIMASEVGVLPVDPAIVKEKGRLQPGKMFLVDFEAGRVIADEELKTEFAKRAPYGKWLKNQRIQLSDLHPEQEPHGFDADTLLQRMQAFGYTIETMQFMLRPLVTELRDPVGSMGNDSALACLSDKPRMIYDYFKQLFAQVTNPAIDSIREEIIMSLECYIGPELNLLEATEEHCHRLLVPHPILTNEELAALKHLDHRGWKSQTIDITFDRSEGTDGLRNALLRIAAEAEAAVDAGFSIIVLSDREVSHDRVPVSSLLAAGAVHQHLVRKAKRTQIGVVVESGEAREVHHHCLLIGYGADAINPYLAFESLWQSRRDGLLTGKLDDDDKIVAAYRKGVAKGMLKVMAKMGISTLQSYKGAQIFEAIGLNHDVIDLCFTNTASRIEGVNFQLVAEETLRRHHLGYPDVKSAQLPQLPNVGEFHWRAEGEKHAWAPESIASLQAAARTGNKDAYWKFANFINHDNKTRWTLRGLLDFNEAGAGPEVPLDEVQPASEIVKRFCTGAMSFGSISAESHETLAVAMNRLGGKSNTGEGGEDPTRFLPLANGDSKRSAIKQVASGRFGVTIEYLANADEIQIKVSQGAKPGEGGELPGKKVDQNIARIRYSTPGVGLISPPPHHDIYSIEDLSQLIHDLKNSNPAARISVKLVSEVGVGVVASGVAKAHADHILISGDSGGTGASPLTSIKHAGLPWELGIAETHQVLVLNNLRSRVVLQTDGGLKTGRDVVIAALLGAEEFGFSTAPLIALGCIMMRKCHLNTCPVGIATQDPDLRKKFAGKPEHVVNYLFMVAEDARQLMAKLGFRSIDEMVGRSDVLKTDDAIRHWKSDGLDLTPILRPATKMHADVETRCTIAQDHGLEHALDNTVILPQAMKTLETKEPVVIESPIVNINRTVGTILSHEVAKRYGQTGLPEDTIHIKLTGSAGQSLGAWLAKGITIELDGDANDFVGKGLSGGRIVIYPPKVSSFTAEDNILVGNVCLYGATMGEAFFRGRAAERFSVRNSGANTVIEGVGDHGCEYMTGGRVVILGATGRNFAAGMSGGIAYIWDKAGDFSLNCNLGTVELEKIETEAEQDEIKELIEKHVRYTGSTVGQEALDDWDTFVKQCVKVMPTDYKRVLQELAEANQTVNV
- a CDS encoding LysR family transcriptional regulator — protein: MQIRALRVFCDIASQRSFSRAAAAHGMTQSAASQIVHHLEQDLSVQLIDRSKRPLVLTAAGQLYFEGLQRVLFDLQTLDQEVRSFGKRLAGQVEVASIYSVGLSYMPSAKSEFAERHPDVDLHIEFVIPERVHESVMEGTADLGLISYPKSTRTLNCVTWQREPMKLISAPDHPFANRREVRLAELDGQLMMGFDPSLKVQREIAAYLTRNGIRPKFDTGFDNIDSLIRAIQLNSGIGILPEPAIRREVANDSLRVIQCPDLEITRPLGIIWRRGARLGPAALEFGALLLGRPLKPDESSSEIRRRADAELKQPAASAAT
- a CDS encoding FHA domain-containing protein gives rise to the protein MSAPANTQKPTQDLGSGGPGNEDYLEFQVDRVGHPRRRLRLSGQSYTFGSGDGCSVRLEDSSLRKTHAILIRQQDRLLVRGYGIAILVNGIRVTEAWLEEGDNLQLGDYTLTLLQGVRDSSVVQPPAEPGQAPAAMTMPPGSPFAEAARHFIHSPREGAESSRLSRNPRKEEASASSRLSFADGMRLVSKTTAMPFDAEDYFHRATPLAAARKPAAAKLRPTDPQEVARLKRLERMQEQSSKHAEAAMASSAASTHAVETLADKLDSLFEQLADNSERMRSDALQQQLETANAKHASQLEAFVQLTDRVSVLETAVDRANREARQHREKHEQALIRIQQLESQLSDAIAAHSERQASWELETAGLRDAIADLNRQLSIAQDELAQQQKSALSWRKQLDDAIVSADKSAAEHAEAIAKQVARQEELQAEHARVVEELASQHRQQNEALTAAHAQTIEDLRAQQQRLEAQLADELAQHEEALAREQAEYQQGIANHVEQNEAAAAKISHLEAELSDAVTKYKNHQQAWESEAKELNATIEQIGRQMALSETKFNEQRERADHLQTELAEAEAASSEADAEVLDQTAKLNEDLQKAHDRLAALRVEQAARQSSWQLEREELEYKISHQAAELSQFAALRESVNPQEEATVANRLAARLQAEVNRLHQDQSHETEAPSQSVDGETDGRIDSGADDEPLASRQDDSPFGDSHDSAFHSDDDPSAMAPLAAFSIPSASSIAEPEVDLQASDLESEASSFEAVEAPLEQSGSEPSFADCATPDAFDGSRPEDSHGEDGVDAARQASEAGLAGPSGAPVVDEDSDSQRSVYHSMTAPDADSDHQGTLQIDGGETTWEAGADDEDVANTYVVQDAGQLGIVGSDPSAFAEGFEIDAESSAAYGEEAVAGDDGREAVEGNVSESSFGSYDEAAWGDAADGLVVDQGDDADEISPWGEDDDEALSGLAAEMIGEFNRDAPQAGSFADLSESSTYDPTALEFDASMTMGFSFPVPADSPESEDLASDDGSSASEAFPSIQSAASLDPPTDEDAPANEAVSAIADAATDEADSSNDLADEDFAGQTQMMPEGGYSVAAPQDDVEPTDAAFGLRPEEESSQVESHREPVEESQVVDSTIDDSHSASYQEPPQEESYYGSYAQESQEEESREVESSQKPALLQREVPLYEPNQQSALVQEGMGATASDAAGEEDEDSIEAYMNRLLKRMHGGADEPEPPAPAAPQPGATPVVQRPEAATDVVAAEVVEEVKQEVMHESEYVPRSAAPEHSANLNAMRELANSSARQAIAKSVRNRQRSQAILKLFLSGAFIMGSGTFAVLAQRQLMPYSLAAGACVLLAVYWGLGGLKLLKGSGPSSGRETAPVQRTAAPIAVDEQPTSSVDQ